The genomic window aggagttactcctggtggtgctcaggggatcatatgggatgctggagatcgaacacaagtccgccgtgtgcaaggcaaatgccctacctgttgtgctatcgctccagccctttttaatATACTCTTTATGCTTGTGTTTTATGATAAATCAAATGGAAGTAACTAATATTAGTGTAAAATGTCTTCCTTATTTCAAATGATTAcgctgaaatgaaattttaaaaacaagagaTAAGTTAGTTAAGTTTTGAGGTTATATTGATAGCAAATAGTATGTTTTTGGCACTCTACTTCATCTCTCCTCAGCAATGTCCCTTTTTATATAAGGGACCATATCCAGAGATCTTCTAGatgtatatgccaaaaaaagtaacaataagtctcacaatgaagatgttacgggtgcccgcttgaacaaatcaatgacaaaggatgacagtgatacaagatgATACATACAAtatttaatgctttttattttctccccttcttcctcttttttctacctctcttcccttcttccccttatcctcttcttcttctccacctcctccttctaatctaaaatattttcatttatagaaATTTGCCTATGTATAAAGAGGAATGTGTTTTAGAGAGAACACAAGATTCTCCAGGCGGCAAACAGCAAGTCTAGAGTAAAAATGCGATGTGTTTAAATTTCCAAGATAAAAAATGTATCAactgatgatgataatgatcatggtggtggggtggtgctGGAGGTAATGGTGATGATGTtgattttgctttactttttggCCTCcaaagtggtgctggggggctaaTTCTAGTGTGCCAACCAAATCTAGTGGTTCCAAAGAGATCATGGGTTTCCAGGGACTGAATCAGTACCTTTATGCCAGTCATGAGCTCTTGCCCTTTGAGCACtcttcctaaaaataaaaattttttataaatagaattattCTCCTGTATAATTGTAGTTTGTGAAGCACACTGTTTATCTCTACAAACCTAAATATTTCTATTAAGCATTTGAATTGAGAATGAGCCAATGAATATAAGGAATCTGGGGtgaaaataatataagaaaagttcctatcttgtttttctcttaaaaatttatattgaacTTTACTCTAATTTAAGAACTTAAGTCATGAATATAGATCCTTCCTTTGtatatttaattaatgaatcatagAACCAAAGACCAACTGGAGTCAATATTATTGGGCTAGTGTTCCAAGAATCAGAATGTGGGAAGAAGATTTTCATACTTGAAAGATTTTGGTAGTTTATTTTTCCAAGCTATTTGTCtattcttgaaattttatttttccattattataATTGTATATTCCCACCAACCTGGTAAAATTATTTCTaggaaaatgcaattaaaaacagATATCTCAATCTTAGTTTTTACCAATTTACCatgtaaaaatgaatataaaagagaACAGTATCATCaaaaattctttccattttaaaaaaagtgatgctttgaatgaattttaaaaatcacagattttttttttctttttgggtcattccggtgatgcacagatgttactcctggctttgcacccaggaattactcctggcggtgctcaggggacaatatgggattctgggaatgaacccagggaggccatgtgcaaggcaaatgtcctatctgctgtactattgttccaccCCCCACAGAATTTATTATGTTAAATTTTCAACATTGGTGTGTGTGAGATACTTAGaaagaatacaaataataatTGGGAATGAATGTATTACAAAAGCCAGCCCAGAAAATTCTTCTAGGAAGATACAATTGTTTATGTTCTACGTCTTGAATTTACTAACtcagtattttattgtatttaaaaagGACTTCTAGAGAAAGAGCaaaacttaaaagagaaaaaaagcttgTCCTCATTTAAAGTTAagaaattttttataattctagTTAGCCATTTACCAGAGGATAAAGGAACTATAAGGATAATTTGAGTAGTAGTTTCATAAAGTAAGAAAATGAGTCCCCATATTAACACAAATGGGAAGAAAAttggataaaaattttaaaggaagcacaaaaataaattgtggtttctttttttagaaaCACTGGACTTGCTCCAAATAACTTGAAAGAagacagtatttaaataaataaggattACAACTGTTTCAGTCAATATTATCAAGTATTTAATAGTGAGGCCTCTGGAGTATAAATATCCTGTTTTTCATTACAACTTATGTGATATGTGAATGCTAAGTATCATCTCTAAAGTTCtttatatttatcattaaaatggagaaaaaaaaagcaactaacctaatgaatattttaaagtttttagcaCAGTACTAGGTACAGAGGAAATAAACAGGAAGCATTTATTATTCTATTAAAAAGTGTATATTTCATGACACAGCACTGAACTTTTGAGAACAACAatagaaaaatctcaaaatattcCTTAGAGATTTTCTGAGAAACCAAATACTGAGGTTGGAAGAAATTGGCACAATCTaccatattttaaatacttatatAATATTCCTGatggtataattttaaaattatctaacTATCTTGGAGTTTATTTTACTTCCAAATCTGGCATCAGTTGTGTTTGATGATATTTTTTGTCATCGTTTTGTCAACTTAAGTATTATAATACCCATCCcagaatattttagtttttattatttcttcacaAGTATTCAGTTATCTTTTGACTGGAAAACAATCTGTTGCCTTGCTCTAtggattaaattattttattttaattttattagatgtGATGGTAAAAGAAGAAAGTTGTTTTCCTCAACTATTGAAGTTTTCAGAATGTATTTACTGTAAGTAATGAACTTTAATTATGTTTGCAATTACAGATTATTTGATTGAATTTTCCATTGACTGCACAAAACATCTGTCCTACTGGGAGCATGCATAGTCTCTGATCTGAGTATAATATGCTGTTAAAATACAGTAACATCTGCAGTCCATTAATTTCTAAAGCAATAGGCAAGTTGGCCTTCCAAATGAGTTCAGCCAAGATTATTATACTTGGGaattctttttcttcactttctaTAACTGAACTGAGACAACTCgtgttttctgtcttgtttttgtCTTAACCTagtgtttaaaaaagaaatataaacaattgCCATATATTTGATGTCATGTTCTGCCTTATTCTTATTACACTAACTTTTCTTGGAGATAGTAGAAGAAACAATGGTAAGAAGGCGTTCATACTTTTACTGATCTCAGTATGCTGTTGCTGTGCTGCTAAGTGATATGAACATATTTTGTGATAATAGCACTTTTTAGTAGGTTTCTTTAGAGTATACATTTACGCATGCTTGAGAAGTGCAAAAGAGACTCTTAAGAATGCAAGAATTTTCCATTTTGTCTTAATGTACaataaagatgatgatgattgtttCTTACAAATTTGTTCTGGATAAAGCATAAATACTTTTCTAATAAAGTCTAGAGGTCATTTTCTGCAATTTcatgttttagaaataataagtGTGACATGAAGAATTACAGCAAAGGAATAATAATTATATAGGAGACTGAAAGTAActataaataaagataatttattcATTACATATATTTTGGTAGTAGCATATAATGTAATGCAAATTTGGACTAtatttccaatcaataattttttttccttgaaatacagaattttatttagaaactgtttaaagtagaaaaaaaccCTGTCAAGAAAGACCAGGTGGAAAATGGGTTCCCGATAAAATGGAATTTGAGGGCAACGAAAGTCTAAAAGGCCACAAAAGAGAAATAGCACCACTGTTATTTGAACAATGGCTAgttacttgcattttttttttggcattgtaAATCACTGAATCTGGGTTTTCCTCTGAATTCCACACAGAGCATGCACTAcacaatttttatcataaaatatctGCTTTCTACACACATTTCAGGACAAGCTACCACCAGAAACAAATCAATGCAAATACATCAGGGGTTGAACAATCTCAGTAGTGGGTGACACACATTTTGCAGAATTCTGCCAAACAAAAGAACTGAATGGCGGTGGGCAAAGCAAATGAGGGCGAGTTAAGGaatgagatattttaaatattaataattaattcaGACATGGTACTGTCGTttctgcaaaagaaaattaacatttagTAACACGCTAACAAGTCTTATCTCCAAAGAAATTAGTGCACTGGCAAAGGCTTCTGCAAACAGATGGGGGGCTGTGGGCAGCAGGTGCTGAAACACAGGCCTGGCCGGCCCGAGGGAGCGCTGGCCTTCACCCGTCCCTCCCCTGGCCGCAGGTCCAGGAAGAACGCGCAGCCTGATCCCTACCTGCCGAACTTCCACTCTGAGCAGCAAACGTGAAGGAGCCAAAGGAGAGACCCCAGTGGGCCGGGGGCAGAGAAGAAAAAGCATGTTAAATGTAAACTTAAAAAGGCATAAAATGGGACACAACCCCCATTCAAATTCCAGAGACCTGGGCAAGTCCCCGAAAGTTAACTGCTAAGTTTAAAAACTTGATACatctcatttcttaaaaaaaaaaaaaaaaaaaaaaaagaaagaaagaaagaaagaaagaaagaaagaaagaaagaaagaaagaaagaaagaaagaaagaaaaagagaaatttcagGGGTCATGGGGAAAAATTGTGAGAAAAATGCTCAATGAAAATCAAGCTCTTCACCTCAAAGGTCTCGGGACTAGAATACGCCTTCTACTCATGCGGCAACAATGGTTGGCCTTTGCCAGTGCACTAATCTCTTTGGAGATAAGACTTGTTAGCGTGTTACTTGCAAAGTGGTCAAAGACAAAGCAACTTGAGCGTCCCGCAGGGGCCCTGTGTAGGCCTGTGAAGTTTCGAGCAGCCCCACGAGGCCTGTGCACAGCAGCTTCCAAAGGTCCCAGGTCTGGCCTTTCCTTCCCCAGACACAATGGCAAACACACAGCATCTCCTGTCACattgtgttttgtattttgaaataggaaagcatattttaaaactattaaggcatttatttattaaaatgttctcTGCCAAAATTTCACATTAGTTTATAAGTTCAATTCAGTCTTTACATTTTCCTCCTGAGGTCGCCACCTCAGCGTATTACACAGTAACACCTTCTCCGGGACTCAGTGTTAACCAGTGTCCACGCGGTGAGCCCATGTCAGCCTCTCTGTTCCCTGGGTGAACCAACTAGATGTTAATACTGCTCTGTTACAAGGGAAAAGCTCCTAACTCAAACTTACTGGAAAAGGAGTGAAACTTCTGCAAAGTGCACTTTAAGAAGAGGTACGTTTTGCTTATGAAAAGAAACCAGTGAGTCCTCTAAGAATAAAAGGGAGCATTTTACAGTTAAGCACATGATTTGGAGTGAAGAATCTCGATGTTGCTCTGCTGGCCCAGGCTGTTAATACTCTTCTTGGTCCTCCTGAGGGCCCCCTTCGTCAGGTATCACAAAGCCTTCGTCTGTGGCATACAGAATGTCCACAATCCTCTGCAATACAGGATTGTTCTCCCCCTCGTTCTCCTGGCAAATCAACTCAATGTTCCTGAGTTTCCCGAAGtagaaatctctctctttctccagatCTTCAACGGTGAGTTTCAATACATTGATCTGTTGCATTAATTCGGCTGCTTCGTCATCCCCATTGCCCACACCGGGGTTCTTCCGCACCATTCCTGGTCCAGCCTTGGGCGTTGCAGTAGTTCTGTGTGTTGCAATGGGCCTCTGTGGCGCTGCGCTGCCAGAGCCTAGAGGTTTCTTGGGCTTGTTCACAGCAGGAGCGACGAGTGAGGGCGCCACTGCAGTCTCCTGACCTTGTCTGGCTGCAACAGGGTCATAGTCTTTCCCATCATAGTTTGCGTCAAAGAATTTCTTGAACCACTGAACAAATTCAAAATTGTCCTGAAACTTCCCTTTTACTAATTTGTCCACAGGAATTATTTTGTCAACACCCATCCTCTTAAAACCTGCTTGTAGTATTTTGAAGTTCTGGATATATTCATGTTCTAGTTTAGCTTGAAATTTCACTTTCTTCAAGGCAATGGAGCCAGGAAACAGCATGTCCATAAACTGACAATacgcagcccctgagcacagctgctccATCTTCGTCAGATTCAACTGCAGAGACTCATTGATCCAGGCCAGCATGTCATGTCGACTCAGATTATCACTGGTGACTGACGTTGAGTATACGTTCACTGCCATCTTCGGCTCTGCGGAACCGCTCCACGACCCGTGACCGGCTCCGGTTCCGTCTTCGTCTCCTTCAAACCGCCCGACCCCGCCCACGCGCCCGCGCGATGACCTCACAGGCACCGCCCCCCCGTGACGCGCCGACGTCCCCCAATCAATAATTATtgcaataaacatttttaaacagtaaaagtagataaaattctctccataattaaaaaatcatggtCATAGAAACTTCTTAtctactggttttccacaattTCTTTTACTAGTTTCCTTATGATTAATTTGACCAATAGGATGTGTTTATAAGTACAAGATGCCACAGTTGTCTCTTCAATCTTCTCTATTCTCTGAGGCTAGTCTTAAAAATGTAAGGTGTTCTAGATGGATGGCAGAGATACATGACCAgggggtttattttatttatctcagaGAGCATCaccaataaaaactattttttatgttAAACTTCTGAAATTTTGGTCATTATGCTTATTCCTCATATTAATAAGATCTAAATTTATATTACTATCTATCTCTaaacatctatatattttttattagtttatttttaattagagagtcatcgtgagggtacagttacagatccatacatctttgtgctcatgtttcccccatacaaagttcgataacccatcccttcaccagtgcccattctccaccaccagtaaacccaacatccctccccccctccccagtcccgtctccccccaccccacactgccactatggcagggaattcccttttgttctctctttctgattaggtgttgtggtttgcaataaaggtgttgagtggccattgtgttcagtctctagtctgtattcggcccgcatcacccttcccccacatgacctccaaccacattttacttggtggtcccttccctgagttacccagaatgagagaccagcctccaagccatggaaacaatctcctagtacttatttctactattcttgggcgttagtcttatagtctattattctatattccacaga from Sorex araneus isolate mSorAra2 chromosome 4, mSorAra2.pri, whole genome shotgun sequence includes these protein-coding regions:
- the LOC129404261 gene encoding microtubule-associated protein RP/EB family member 1-like, translating into MAVNVYSTSVTSDNLSRHDMLAWINESLQLNLTKMEQLCSGAAYCQFMDMLFPGSIALKKVKFQAKLEHEYIQNFKILQAGFKRMGVDKIIPVDKLVKGKFQDNFEFVQWFKKFFDANYDGKDYDPVAARQGQETAVAPSLVAPAVNKPKKPLGSGSAAPQRPIATHRTTATPKAGPGMVRKNPGVGNGDDEAAELMQQINVLKLTVEDLEKERDFYFGKLRNIELICQENEGENNPVLQRIVDILYATDEGFVIPDEGGPQEDQEEY